A stretch of the Theileria equi strain WA chromosome 1, complete sequence genome encodes the following:
- a CDS encoding deoxyuridine 5'-triphosphate nucleotidohydrolase, putative (encoded by transcript BEWA_030660A) — MMHVLLKPKNDDVKALYASHKTFYEGDCGLDLFCIEDQTIEAHQTGVVYLGVQVSAFKAHENGEVGKSVGWLLFPRSSISKTPLRLSNSVGVIDPQFRGEVRLSLDNIKDYPYTIKKGDRLVQMVSYDGEKITFEIVDELDETDRGSKGFGSTGR; from the exons ATGATGCACGTTCTGCTAAAGCCCAAAAACGATGACGTCAAGGCTCTCTATGCCAGTCACAAGACCTTCTACGAAGGAGACTGTGGATTGGACTTGTTTTGCATAGAAGATCAGACTATAGAAGCACACCAGACCGGGGTAGTATATCTAGGTGTCCAAGTTTCGGCATTCAAGGCTCATGAGAATGGTGAAGTGGGCAAGTCTGTCGGATGGCTCCTATTCCCAAGGAGTAGTATATCAAAAACCCCTCTCAGACTCTCAAACTCTG TTGGAGTAATCGACCCCCAATTCAGAGGTGAAGTGAGACTATCCCTAGACAACATCAAGGACTATCCATACACCATTAAGAAGGGTGATCGCCTTGTTCAGATGGTTTCATACGACGGAGAAAAGATAACTTTTGAG ATTGTCGATGAGTTGGACGAAACTGACCGTGGAAGCAAGGGTTTTGGATCCACCGGAAGATGa
- a CDS encoding tRNA guanine-n-7-methyltransferase, putative (encoded by transcript BEWA_030670A), which produces MSHASEEEFGKDSDPLIEFPKKALYRQRAHCNPLSDSYIAYPASPRFVNWSKRYPRDGQEDTFLQFNTRDYPEDYSIVSGISRLFGVKTATESDDYPKVTILDIGCGYGGLLIYLSKLYPKELSLGMEIRDKVTNFVGKRILSLRKQHPGEYLNVSVVRTNSMKFLPNYVSKSQLGKMFFCFPDPHFKKSNWRRRIINYSLLSLYAYVMKSGGRLYIVTDVYELFVWMKNALDEHPLFVSLGKSEMEKDECYRNFDTVTEEGIKNAKNETETFKHVYYRI; this is translated from the exons ATGAGTCATGCaagtgaagaagaattcGGTAAGGATTCTGATCCTTTGATagaatttccaaaaaaggCCCTATATAGGCAGCGAGCG CACTGTAATCCACTATCTGATAGCTATATCGCATACCCAGCCAGTCCTCGCTTCGTGAACTGGTCCAAAAGGTACCCAAGGGATGGCCAGGAAGACACATTTCTCCAGTTCAACA CGAGGGATTATCCAGAAGACTACAGTATCGTATCAGGTATATCAAGACTCTTTGGTGTCAAAACAGCTACAGAAAGTGATGATTACCCAAAAGTAACCATTTTGGACATTGGATGTGGCTATGGAGGACTGCTCATTTATCTATCAAAGCTATACCCAAAGGAGCTCTCACTTGGAATGGAAATTAGGGACAAA GTCACTAACTTTGTTGGAAAAAGGATACTATCACTAAGAAAACAGCATCCCGGAGAG TATCTAAACGTCTCTGTTGTGCGCACCAATTCAATGAAGTTTCTGCCAAACTACGTATCCAAGAGCCAGCTTGGAAAAATGTTCTTTTGCTTCCCGGATCctcattttaaaaagtcaAATTGGAGGCGTAGAATAATAAACTACTCACTCCTCAGTCTCTATGCTTATGTTATGAAGAGTGGAGGAAGATTGTATATCG TAACGGATGTCTACGAACTATTcgtatggatgaagaatgCTCTAGACGAACATCCCCTATTTGTTTCTCTTGGAAAATCCGAAATG GAGAAGGATGAGTGCTATCGCAATTTTGACACTGTCACAGAGGAAGGAATAAAGAATGCAAAGAATGAAACAGAGACATTCAAACATGTTTATTATCGAATATAA
- a CDS encoding small nuclear ribonucleoprotein f, putative (encoded by transcript BEWA_030680A) — MSKRVDSSQPGAPLNPKPFLTNLAGKTVIVKLKWGMEYRGILKSFDSYMNLQLDSAEEWQNGTLKGKLGGEVLIRFVNGL, encoded by the exons ATGTCCAAACGAGTGGATTCAAGCCAG CCTGGTGCTCCATTGAACCCAAAACCGTTCCTAACGAACCTAGCAGGGAAGACTGTGATCGTTAAGCTCAAATGGGGAATGGAATACAGAG GAATCCTAAAGTCCTTTGATAGCTACATGAATCTCCAGCTGGACAGCGCAGAAGAGTGGCAGAATGGAACCCTAAAGGGAAAGCTCGGTGGAGAGGTTTTGATTAGGTTTGTTAACGGATTATAA
- a CDS encoding signal peptide-containing protein (encoded by transcript BEWA_030690A) has protein sequence MKLLKCFVLFMSFLTGINAKSLRCPIRSLNAVANKSIDGMKAVGESLSSLQNNTFHKFDVKKKLDVGLVALNCQLKDSNVAVPSVVRKHIQDPSINCSLYHALQRFNELSLEATFKLSDETSLVSNASFDLPKTFELTLKGAGKSISVDAHTSDILKRLDFILRYRNLILGYSLNLRSKENNIEFLQRLENLYDVNGKYLDVTPKVEVSFAKDGKIDARACLVLKRDGLVITPIIYPFSKQCELAVETKVTDEIKVGMFISKNKDLYLNLTYENYWGSSSWQSLALRFVLSDVLRTSMLIQNEVYL, from the exons ATGAAGCTGCTCAAGTGTTTTGTCCTATTCATGTCATTCCTAACAGGCATTAATGCCAAG AGTCTAAGGTGTCCTATACGCTCATTAAACGCTGTCGCAAACAAGTCTATAGACGGTATGAAGGCTGTTGGTGAATCGCTATCCTCCCTTCAAAATAACACATTCCATAAATTTGAT GTCAAAAAGAAGTTGGATGTTGGCCTGGTAGCTTTGAACTGTCAGCTCAAAGATTCCAACGTGGCAGTACCTTCTGTCGTGAGGAAGCACATTCAGGATCCCAGTATAAACTGCAGTTTATATCATGCCTTGCAGAGATTTAATGAACTCTCCCTGGAAGCAACCTTTAAGTTATCAGACGAAACCTCGCTGGTGTCAAATGCGTCATTCGATTTGCCAAAAACATTCGAACTTACACTCAAAGGTGCTGGCAAAAGCATCAGTGTGGATGCCCATACAAGTGACATTTTAAAGAGACTGGATTTCATTCTCAGATATCGCAACTTAATTTTAGGATATTCTCTAAATCTACGAAGCAAAGAAAACAACATTGAATTCCTACAACGCTTGGAAAACCTCTACGATGTTAATGGGAAGTACCTAGATGTTACACCCAAGGTCGAAGTTTCATTCGCTAAAGACGGCAAAATTGATGCCAGAGCATGCCTAGTCCTAAAGAGAGATGGACTCGTGATCACACCAATCATCTATCCATTCTCAAAGCAATGTGAACTTGCTGTAGAAACCAAGGTCACCGATGAAATCAAGGTAGGAATGTTCATTAGCAAGAACAAGGACTTATATCTCAACCTAACCTACGAAAACTACTGGGGAAGTAGTTCATGGCAATCTCTCGCACTCAGATTCGTTCTGTCTGACGTCCTCAGAACTAGCATGCTCATACAAAACGAAGTCTACTTGTAA
- a CDS encoding DEAD box ATP-dependent RNA helicase family member protein (encoded by transcript BEWA_030700A) translates to MDLDGPNENPLWVQRVNNYSDAESGKSSDDCFKEWDIHGHIRGVVKEQGITRLFPVQEKIIPLLLNNKYRDRYSPLSCDFIITAPTGNGISLIVIAPTRELVKQIYEICTWFTTDDPKTYNMYGGEVLRVICCYGNKSFTEDHKILMNKPPHIAIFTPGRFVEHFSYFDVSESKINVSTVKWIVMDEVDLLLSQTFHNWTGVVSNIFNEEKAVNYSLQSTLPQKILVSATIPIKSSEIDLLKLNRPLLFKADDAIYKIPKNLKQHYILSSKRSRPILIIKLLYKIYTEEYSGINNTLVFCSKRTTTHRIARMLQIYFNDKDINFRVLEFSASFSQKLRNEIIEKYRNENNICLICSDIASRGVDLSKTSVVVNYDFPKKLATYIHRIGRTARGTFGGESYVFVSKQDENKFGLFTTKLNMKDTIEQVEDNTLVDEELDAKIRGSYQNLAEMVEKCIGLENDGNIPFNTSIDDHMNLILN, encoded by the exons ATGGATCTCGATGGGCCAAACGAGAACCCGTTATGGGTCCAAAGGGTCAACAACTACAGCGATGCAGAGAGCGGAAAGTCTTCTGATGATTGTTTTAAGGAATGGGATATTCACGGGCACATCAGAGGAGTGGTGAAGGAACAGGGAATAACAAGACTCTTCCCAG TACAAGAGAAGATCATCCCACTGTTGCTAAACAATAAGTATCGCGATAGGTATTCTCCTCTATCCTGCGATTTCATCATCACTGCTCCTACTG GTAATGGAATCTCTCTGATCGTCATTGCTCCCACTAGAGAACTTGTGAAGCAAATTTACGAAATATGTACGTGGTTCACGACCGATGATCCAAAGACTTACAATATGTATGGAGGAGAAGTATTGAGG GTAATTTGCTGCTACGGTAACAAATCGTTTACCGAAGACCACAAGATTTTGATGAATAAACCTCCTCACATTGCCATATTTACCCCTGGAAGATTTGTGGAACATTTTAGCTACTTTG ATGTTTCAGAGTCGAAAATAAATGTGTCAACTGTCAAGTGGATTGTTATGGATGAAGTTGATTTGCTCTTATCACAAACATTTCACAATTGGACAGGTGTTGtatcaaatatttttaatgagGAAAAGGCAGTAAACTATAGTCTGCAATCTACTCTTCCACAAAAAATCTTGGTGTCCGCTACGATACCCATTAAATCCTCAGAAATTGACCTTTTAAAGCTCAATCGTCCGCTTTTATTCAAAGCGGACGACGCTATATATAAAATCCCAAAGAATTTGAAACAGCATTACATCTTATCTTCTAAGCGATCTAGGCCTATTCTCATCATTAAATTGctttataaaatatacacaG AAGAATATTCTGGTATTAACAATACCCTAGTATTTTGCTCGAAAAGGACGACTACGCACAGGATAGCTCGCATGCTTCAAATTTACTTTAATGACAAAGACATCAACTTCCGAGTGCTGGAATTCAGTGCGTCGTTTTCCCAGAAACTCAGAAATGAGATTATAGAAAAATATCG CAATGAAAACAACATATGTCTGATATGTTCCGATATCGCATCAAGGGGTGTAGATTTATCAAAAACCTCTGTAGTTGTAAATTACGATTTCCCAAAGAAACTGGCTACATATATTCACAGAATTGGAAGAACTGCCAG GGGTACATTTGGAGGAGAATCATACGTATTTGTCTCTAAACAGGATGAGAACAAGTTTGGTCTCTTTACAACCAAGCTGAATATGAAGGATACAATTGAACAAGTAGAAGATAATACACTTGTGGACGAGGAATTGGATGCCAAAATACGCGGTAGTTACCAAAACCTAGCTGAAATGGTTGAAAAGTGCATTGGCCTAGAGAATGATGGGAACATCCCATTCAACACCAGCATTGATGACCATATGAATTTAATACTCAATTAG